AACAGGACGCGGGTTCCAGTAGGCATTGGCGACAGCCAGTTCCGCCGCCTTGTCGAGATCGGCCTCGCTCATCCCCAGATCGCGCAGGGCCAGAGGGGCGCCGATCTCCCTGGCAAAGCGATAAAGTCCCCTGCCCGGATTGTCGTCGCCGAAAAGCTCTGCCGCCGGCGCCAGCAGTTCTGGCACGGCGACAGCATTATAGGCCAGGGCATGCGGCAGGATGATCGCATGCGTCTCCGCGTGGGGCAGGTTGAAGCTTCCGCCCAGCGTGTGGCAGAGCTTGTGATGCAGCGCCATGCCCACCTGTCCCAGCACCGTGCCGCAAAGCCATGCCCCGTAGAGGGTTTCCCCGCGCGAAGCCACATCGGTCGGTGCGGCCAGAACGTTCGGCAGACTGTCGCGGAAGGCGCGCAATCCCTCGACGGCCATCAGCGAGGAAAGGGGGGAGCGGTCACGCGCGTAGAGCCCTTCGGCAGCGTGCGCCATTGCGTTGAGCGCGGAGGTGACCGTCATCTCGACCGGCAGGGTCGTGACCAGTTCCGCGTCGTAAAGAATGGTGCCGGGCTGCACCTTCGCATTGGTCTGGGTGGTCTTCAGGCCATTTTCTGTCTGGCCGAGAATGGGCGTCGCCTCCGATCCGGCATAGGTGGTCGGCACGACGATCTGGGGCAGGCCGGTTCTGAGAGCGATCGCCTTGCCGAGCCCGATCGTTGAGCCGCCGCCGACGGAAACGAGCATATCCGCGCCCAGCTCCGCGGCGCGGCTGGCCGCCTCATCCGAGACGTCGACCGGCGTGTGCATCGTCGCATTGGTATAGGCGCCGGCGGCGCGCGCTCCGCAGTATTCGGCAAAGGCATCGGCCAGGTCCGCCTGCTGGGGCGTCGTCAGGATTAATGCGCGGCGCGCGCCCAGCGTCTCCAGCTCCTCGGCGAGGCATTTGCGCACGCCGGCGCCGAAACGAACGCGCACGGCCGCGCTGCGCGCGGTGAATTGCTCGCGAAAAAAAGACAAAGGCTCCTCCCTCCTGTGAAGACTGGAAATCACCATAGCCTAATCAAACGGAGATATTGATCGGATGATCGGAATATTATATTGCATTTGGTTATGAAAATAGACAGTGAGCATCTCGAAATCTTGGCGGCGATCGTCGAAAAGGGCGGCTTGACCGAAGGCGCGGATGAGCTCGGCAAGTCGCAGCCTTCGGTCTCGCGCAGCATGGCCCTGCTCGAGAAGAGGATCGGAATGCCGCTGTTCGAGCCCGGGCGCAGGCCATTGCGCGCCACCGAACTGGGCGCCAGTCTCGCGCGGCTGGGCAGCCGCATCCGCAGCGCCAACCAGGAAGCCAGCCTTCTGGTCCGGCGCTTCCGCCAGGGTCTGGCCGGCAGGCTGCGCGTCGGCGGATCGCCGATCTTCACCGACGGCGTCGTGGCGGTCATGATCGCCGAATTTCAGTCGCGTCATTCGGATGTGTATATCGACCAGTCCTACGGTTACCTGGACAGCCTTTCCGTCGGATTGCGCAATGGCGGTCTCGATATCGCCATTCTGCCGCTTCATCCGCGGCAGGTGCCTGCGGATATGGATTTTTTGCCGCTGCTTTCGGGCAGGAACGTGGTCGCCTGCCGCGCCGACCATCCCCTGACGCGGGTCAAGGGCATCACGCTTGACGCCGTCGCCCGCTATCCTTGGATCGCGCCGCCCGCCAACAGCCCGCTTTACCGCGATCTCGAACGGGCGCTGAAATCGATCGGGCAAAAGGATTTCATGATCAATTTCTCCGGCGGAACGCTCGCCTCGATCCAGTCGCTGCTGATGGGATCGGACTCCCTGACCATTCTGCCCTATTCCGTGGTTTTCCAAAACCGCCGCACCATCCCTCTGGCCG
This sequence is a window from Martelella sp. AD-3. Protein-coding genes within it:
- a CDS encoding LysR family transcriptional regulator, with protein sequence MKIDSEHLEILAAIVEKGGLTEGADELGKSQPSVSRSMALLEKRIGMPLFEPGRRPLRATELGASLARLGSRIRSANQEASLLVRRFRQGLAGRLRVGGSPIFTDGVVAVMIAEFQSRHSDVYIDQSYGYLDSLSVGLRNGGLDIAILPLHPRQVPADMDFLPLLSGRNVVACRADHPLTRVKGITLDAVARYPWIAPPANSPLYRDLERALKSIGQKDFMINFSGGTLASIQSLLMGSDSLTILPYSVVFQNRRTIPLAVLPLKIDHPDRQLGVLTMIERQRPPAARQFIEFLHIEAQRLQASMDHEEQVTHRRR
- a CDS encoding maleylacetate reductase, which translates into the protein MSFFREQFTARSAAVRVRFGAGVRKCLAEELETLGARRALILTTPQQADLADAFAEYCGARAAGAYTNATMHTPVDVSDEAASRAAELGADMLVSVGGGSTIGLGKAIALRTGLPQIVVPTTYAGSEATPILGQTENGLKTTQTNAKVQPGTILYDAELVTTLPVEMTVTSALNAMAHAAEGLYARDRSPLSSLMAVEGLRAFRDSLPNVLAAPTDVASRGETLYGAWLCGTVLGQVGMALHHKLCHTLGGSFNLPHAETHAIILPHALAYNAVAVPELLAPAAELFGDDNPGRGLYRFAREIGAPLALRDLGMSEADLDKAAELAVANAYWNPRPVERDAIRALLQAAWSGDMPAF